AGGAAGACAACCACCCGCTACGGCTTCCCGCTGATCTCGGCCCAGCTCGACGTCGGCAGGCCCAACAGCGGCAAGCTCGTCACAGAGGAGAAGGAGTGGGCGAAAAAGCTCATGGGCGAGCTTGGCCTGGAGCACATGATAGTGGACAGCGCCGCTGGAATAGGCTGCCAGGTCATAGCGAGCATAGGCGGGGCCGATCTAACGATACTCGTTGCCGAGCCGACCCCCGCTTCACTAAGCGACGTCCAGCGCGCATACAAGGTGGTCCAGCACTTCAGGCAGCCGGCGTACCTGATAATAAACAAGGCCGACCTCAACCCCGGCTTCACCGCCCTGAGGGAGTGGGCTGAAGCTGAGGGGATCCCGATACTCGGAGAAATACCCTACGACAGGGCCATTCCGAGGAGCATGAGCATGCTCAAGCCCTTCGTCGAGGCCTTCCCCGACTCAAAGGCGGCTGATGCGATGAGGGAGATAGCGGAGAAGGTCAGGGAAGAGATACTCCGCTGACCTCGCAGTTCATCGGGGCTTCCCTTTTCCCCCATATTGTTTCCAGCCTGAACCTGACGCACAGCGGTGGTCTATCATCTCCCCCGTAGGTCGTGTTGAAGACCAGCGCAAAAGCCCCGTACGGCCAGGTGGCGTTGAAGCCCGCGGAGTCCAGGCCACCGTATGCTTTGGGGAATGAG
This Thermococcus cleftensis DNA region includes the following protein-coding sequences:
- a CDS encoding nucleotide-binding protein produces the protein MQLVIASGKGGVGKSTVTASLLYLLKDEYRFVAVDADADAPNLDLLLGVERWEEERELIGAKVARINTESCIRCGICQERCPYDCIKVIDGDYVVSELTCEGCNVCGLVCPVPGTITLEEVRSGVVRKTTTRYGFPLISAQLDVGRPNSGKLVTEEKEWAKKLMGELGLEHMIVDSAAGIGCQVIASIGGADLTILVAEPTPASLSDVQRAYKVVQHFRQPAYLIINKADLNPGFTALREWAEAEGIPILGEIPYDRAIPRSMSMLKPFVEAFPDSKAADAMREIAEKVREEILR